From bacterium, one genomic window encodes:
- a CDS encoding right-handed parallel beta-helix repeat-containing protein gives MRFVILILGLICALLAGAADALTWHILPDGLGDAPTIQAGIDSAAAGDTVLVGCGAYTEHDITITTGGLVVRSESGHPDCATIDAELQGRVMYCLGLDASTRIEGLTLTGGLSDRGGGIGFSSASPTITNCRFIGNQSTFVGGGVDCRSSSSPTISLCHFIENTAVWDGGGLYCLDSSSPTLNDCVFIKNSSGHSGGGMRCENSTATVVTNCTFSENVSDFGGGFICYSSAAPALANCTFSANTAHADGGGVYCGGSSTIAMSNVIVVFGSAGVGVFCEGNSTAELSCCDLYENDGGDWVGEITGQNGINGNFSADPQFCSSQPDEDRHWFLQSDSPCAPGNHPQGANCSVISAWDVGCGMTPTKRSTWGGIKTRFRD, from the coding sequence ATGCGTTTCGTTATCCTTATCCTTGGCCTGATTTGCGCTTTGCTCGCCGGTGCCGCCGACGCCTTAACGTGGCACATCCTACCCGATGGTTTGGGCGATGCGCCGACCATCCAAGCCGGGATCGACTCCGCCGCGGCGGGGGACACCGTGCTCGTCGGCTGTGGCGCGTACACCGAGCATGACATCACGATAACGACCGGCGGTCTCGTCGTACGGAGCGAGTCTGGTCATCCAGACTGCGCAACCATTGACGCGGAACTACAGGGCAGGGTCATGTACTGTCTGGGGCTCGATGCGTCAACTCGAATAGAGGGGCTCACTCTGACTGGGGGTTTGAGCGACAGAGGTGGCGGAATCGGATTCTCGTCCGCTTCACCCACGATCACCAACTGCAGGTTCATCGGCAACCAGAGCACGTTCGTGGGCGGCGGGGTCGACTGCCGATCTTCATCCTCCCCCACAATCAGTCTCTGCCATTTCATCGAGAATACGGCTGTTTGGGATGGTGGCGGGCTATACTGCCTGGACTCGTCTTCGCCGACACTGAATGACTGTGTCTTCATCAAGAATAGCAGTGGCCACTCCGGTGGAGGGATGCGCTGCGAAAACTCCACAGCCACCGTCGTCACGAATTGCACGTTCTCGGAGAATGTCTCTGACTTTGGTGGCGGGTTCATCTGCTACTCATCTGCCGCGCCCGCTCTCGCAAATTGCACCTTTTCCGCGAACACGGCCCACGCGGACGGCGGTGGAGTGTACTGCGGGGGGTCCAGCACAATTGCGATGAGCAACGTCATCGTAGTCTTCGGCAGCGCTGGCGTCGGCGTGTTCTGTGAAGGCAACAGCACGGCAGAGCTTTCGTGCTGCGACCTGTACGAGAACGACGGCGGGGACTGGGTCGGCGAGATCACCGGTCAGAACGGAATCAACGGCAACTTCAGCGCCGATCCGCAGTTCTGCTCGAGCCAGCCCGATGAAGACCGCCATTGGTTTCTCCAGAGCGACTCGCCATGTGCACCGGGCAACCATCCGCAAGGTGCGAACTGTAGCGTGATAAGTGCGTGGGATGTCGGCTGCGGGATGACCCCGACCAAACGATCGACATGGGGGGGCATCAAGACTCGATTCCGAGACTGA
- a CDS encoding STAS domain-containing protein — MNAVPRWLRDDSAFFTRPVRVFETYCTAFLRADLLAGLTVAVVMLPQAIAYAMIAELPPQTGLYAAIVASIVGALWGSSRHLHTGPTNAASLLALATLLNVAAPGTPEFLVAAGYLALMVGIVKILAGLARMGALVNFVSDSVVVGFTAGAGVLIGVNQLRHLLRLDIKSSPKFIETVEVVTRHLYETHLPSLALGLGTLALIIIIKRLRPRWPAALLSMVASAACVWAFDLVGKGVRVLGELPRSLPPLADLPLLDADLIFKLAPGAMAIAAIGLVEAMSIARAVASQSGQRIDSNQEFVGQGLASVAAGLFSGYPVSGSFTRSSINYGAGALTSLSSIFSGLWVLAAMLLLAPLAVFLPNTALAAVLLVTAHGMVDWHEIGRITKMSRGDSTIMFSTITATLIFPLEFAVLSGMLISFARFLVTTSAPAVQSLVPDSDFVHLVPARTQPVCPQLAVVEVEGPLYFGAVNHIEESLDKLRRGHPGQIFLLLRLGLVDHVDVSGIHMLESVLRRYRKRGGDMFVEGARPRVLYMMHQSGFLRTLGRDNLMRSGNIIGELFHHVLHPGICIYECEHRVFAECQALPKHSESIDHELIGGFARGPVPEILPSEVKLALDESPDSVVLVDVSETREYERWHIREAASLPLPRLTHDDHGLERERKLVLVSRIGRRSELALRILRGHGYTNAYNMKGGMLAWEAAGYPIAVE, encoded by the coding sequence CTGAACGCCGTCCCCCGCTGGCTGAGAGACGATTCGGCCTTCTTCACCCGCCCCGTGAGGGTCTTCGAGACCTACTGCACTGCGTTCCTGCGCGCCGACCTGCTGGCGGGCCTGACGGTCGCGGTAGTCATGCTGCCCCAGGCCATCGCCTACGCCATGATCGCCGAGCTGCCGCCACAGACCGGCCTCTACGCGGCGATCGTCGCCTCGATCGTCGGCGCCCTGTGGGGGTCGTCGCGACACCTGCACACGGGGCCCACCAACGCCGCCTCCCTGCTGGCCCTGGCCACCCTGCTGAACGTCGCCGCGCCGGGCACTCCCGAGTTCCTGGTGGCGGCCGGTTATCTGGCGCTGATGGTCGGGATCGTGAAGATCCTGGCGGGCCTGGCGCGTATGGGCGCCCTGGTGAACTTCGTGTCGGATTCGGTCGTGGTCGGTTTCACCGCCGGCGCCGGCGTGCTGATCGGCGTCAACCAGCTGCGTCACCTGCTGCGGCTGGACATCAAGAGTTCGCCGAAGTTCATCGAGACCGTGGAGGTGGTGACCAGGCATCTGTACGAGACCCACCTGCCCAGCCTGGCCCTCGGGCTGGGCACCCTGGCGCTCATCATCATCATCAAGCGGCTGCGGCCCCGCTGGCCGGCGGCCCTTCTGAGCATGGTCGCCTCGGCCGCCTGCGTCTGGGCGTTCGATCTGGTCGGAAAGGGCGTCCGCGTGCTGGGCGAACTGCCCCGCAGCCTGCCGCCGCTGGCGGACCTGCCGCTGCTGGACGCGGATCTCATCTTCAAGCTGGCGCCCGGCGCCATGGCCATCGCCGCCATCGGCCTGGTGGAGGCCATGTCCATCGCGCGGGCGGTGGCCAGCCAGAGCGGCCAGCGCATCGACAGCAACCAGGAGTTCGTGGGACAGGGCCTGGCCAGCGTGGCGGCCGGCCTGTTCTCCGGTTATCCGGTGTCGGGCTCCTTCACGCGTTCGTCGATCAACTACGGCGCCGGCGCCCTCACCTCGCTATCCAGCATCTTCTCGGGTTTGTGGGTGCTGGCGGCCATGCTGCTGCTGGCGCCCCTGGCCGTGTTCCTGCCCAACACGGCGCTGGCCGCGGTGCTCCTGGTCACCGCCCACGGCATGGTGGACTGGCACGAGATCGGGCGCATCACCAAGATGTCGCGGGGCGACTCGACCATCATGTTCTCGACGATCACGGCCACCCTGATCTTCCCCCTGGAGTTCGCGGTCCTGTCCGGCATGCTGATCTCCTTCGCGCGCTTCCTGGTTACGACTTCGGCCCCGGCGGTCCAGTCACTCGTGCCGGATTCCGATTTTGTTCACCTGGTGCCCGCCCGGACCCAGCCCGTCTGCCCGCAGCTAGCGGTCGTGGAGGTGGAGGGGCCGCTTTACTTCGGCGCCGTCAACCACATCGAGGAGAGCCTGGACAAGCTCCGCCGCGGCCATCCGGGCCAGATCTTCCTGCTGTTGCGCCTGGGCCTGGTGGACCACGTCGACGTGAGCGGCATCCACATGCTCGAGAGCGTGCTGCGCCGGTACCGTAAGCGGGGCGGCGACATGTTCGTCGAGGGCGCGCGTCCCCGCGTGCTGTACATGATGCACCAGAGCGGATTCCTGAGGACGCTGGGGCGGGACAACCTGATGCGCAGCGGCAACATCATCGGCGAGCTCTTCCACCACGTCCTGCATCCGGGCATCTGCATCTACGAATGCGAGCACCGGGTCTTCGCCGAATGCCAGGCCCTGCCCAAGCATTCCGAAAGCATCGATCACGAGCTGATCGGCGGCTTCGCTCGCGGGCCGGTGCCGGAGATCCTGCCCAGCGAGGTCAAGCTGGCTCTGGACGAAAGCCCGGACTCGGTGGTGCTCGTCGACGTGAGCGAGACCCGGGAGTACGAGCGCTGGCACATCCGCGAGGCCGCGAGCCTGCCGTTGCCGCGGCTCACCCACGACGATCACGGTCTCGAACGCGAACGCAAACTGGTCCTGGTCAGCCGCATCGGGCGGCGCAGCGAGCTGGCCCTGCGCATCCTGCGGGGCCACGGCTACACCAACGCCTACAACATGAAGGGCGGCATGCTCGCCTGGGAGGCGGCGGGGTATCCGATCGCGGTGGAGTAG
- a CDS encoding cation:proton antiporter, giving the protein MGIAADIAIIVTAGFLGGIAAQRLKQPLILGYIAAGIVLGPATGGSLISDPHDIELLAEIGVALLLFALGIEFSLKELRPVRNVALLGASIQILLTVGAAAGMGLVLGWPWTDAVWFGGCVSLSSTMVILKTLQSQGRLGTLSSRVMIGMLLVQDLAVVPLLILLPKLTDLRAGLPDLGWALVRSAVFLALMIVVGARVIPWLMRRVGRWNSRELFLLTVTGLSLGIGYATYEVGLSFAFGAFVAGIVLSESDHAHQALSDIIPLRDIFGLLFFASVGMLLEPRFVRENLLLVLGLAAAVSLTKGLVCAGVGLAFGYRNVVPLALGLTMFQAGEFAFVIGRGGGATKSIGADLYSVIMSVTLVTMFLTPFISRATAPVYGFVRRRRRDEPVLTINIAHDELHDHVVMAGAGHMGRAVAGVLRRLGMPFVAIELDQHRLETCRNAGLAVIYGDASHQLVLKAAGLDRACVLLITTPSPVVTLAIARHARQLRPELHIVARAESEELLEDLHELGVHEVVLSQMETGLEMTRQALLHLQVPDQQIERFADEVRREFYRPLRADAGDGISLK; this is encoded by the coding sequence GTGGGAATCGCTGCAGATATCGCAATCATCGTTACCGCGGGATTCCTGGGCGGTATCGCCGCCCAGCGCCTCAAGCAGCCCCTGATCCTGGGTTACATCGCCGCCGGCATCGTCCTGGGTCCAGCGACCGGCGGCTCTCTCATCTCCGACCCCCATGACATCGAACTGCTGGCGGAGATCGGTGTCGCCCTGCTGCTTTTCGCCCTGGGCATCGAGTTCTCCCTGAAGGAACTGCGCCCGGTGCGGAACGTGGCGCTGCTGGGCGCGTCCATCCAGATTCTGCTGACTGTGGGCGCGGCCGCGGGGATGGGCCTCGTGCTGGGCTGGCCCTGGACCGATGCCGTCTGGTTCGGCGGCTGCGTCTCCCTGTCCAGCACCATGGTCATCCTGAAGACCCTGCAGAGCCAGGGCCGCCTGGGTACGCTCTCCAGCCGGGTGATGATCGGCATGCTGCTGGTACAGGACCTGGCCGTGGTACCCCTGCTGATCCTGCTGCCCAAGCTGACCGATCTGCGGGCCGGACTGCCGGACCTGGGCTGGGCGCTCGTGCGCTCGGCGGTCTTCCTGGCGCTGATGATCGTGGTGGGCGCACGGGTGATACCCTGGCTGATGCGCCGGGTCGGTCGCTGGAACTCGCGCGAGCTGTTCCTGCTAACGGTGACGGGGCTGAGCCTGGGCATCGGCTACGCCACCTACGAGGTGGGCCTGAGCTTCGCCTTCGGCGCCTTCGTGGCGGGCATCGTGCTCAGCGAATCGGACCATGCCCACCAAGCGCTCAGCGACATCATCCCCCTGAGGGACATCTTCGGCCTGCTGTTCTTCGCGTCGGTTGGCATGCTACTGGAACCGCGCTTCGTGCGGGAGAACCTTCTGCTGGTACTGGGGCTTGCCGCGGCCGTCTCTCTGACCAAGGGTCTGGTCTGTGCGGGGGTGGGTCTGGCGTTCGGCTACCGCAACGTGGTGCCACTGGCGCTGGGGCTGACCATGTTCCAGGCGGGTGAATTCGCCTTCGTCATCGGCCGGGGGGGGGGGGCCACGAAGAGCATCGGCGCCGATCTCTACTCGGTGATCATGTCCGTCACCCTAGTCACCATGTTCCTGACGCCGTTCATCTCCCGGGCCACGGCGCCCGTCTATGGCTTTGTCAGGAGACGCCGCAGGGACGAACCCGTGCTGACGATCAACATCGCCCACGACGAGCTGCACGACCACGTCGTGATGGCGGGCGCCGGGCACATGGGCCGCGCCGTGGCCGGGGTGCTTCGGCGGCTGGGTATGCCGTTTGTGGCGATCGAGCTGGACCAGCACCGCCTGGAAACCTGCCGCAACGCCGGCCTGGCCGTCATCTACGGCGACGCCAGCCATCAACTGGTCCTGAAGGCGGCGGGGCTGGATAGGGCCTGCGTTCTGTTGATCACAACACCTTCGCCGGTGGTCACGCTCGCCATCGCCCGCCACGCCCGGCAGCTGCGGCCGGAACTGCACATCGTCGCGCGCGCCGAGTCGGAGGAGCTGCTGGAGGATCTGCACGAGCTGGGCGTGCACGAGGTGGTGCTGTCGCAGATGGAGACCGGGCTCGAGATGACACGCCAGGCCCTGCTGCACCTCCAGGTGCCGGACCAGCAGATCGAGCGGTTCGCGGACGAGGTGCGAAGGGAATTCTATCGACCGCTGCGCGCAGATGCCGGAGATGGCATATCCCTGAAATGA
- a CDS encoding ferritin-like domain-containing protein, whose protein sequence is MATIKKRLLEELNKDLEWEFAAAIQYIQHAAVMSGAQYESIIKELVIHSQEEMQHAMMLSEQIDFLGGTPTVDVEKRAVSADSLEMLKQDLEGEELAIRRYKERIAQAEALKEYGLRRILEDILIQEEEHKRDLLTVVES, encoded by the coding sequence ATGGCCACGATCAAGAAGCGGCTCCTCGAGGAGCTGAACAAGGATCTGGAGTGGGAGTTCGCTGCAGCGATCCAGTACATTCAGCACGCGGCGGTGATGTCTGGTGCACAGTACGAGTCGATCATCAAGGAGCTCGTCATTCATTCCCAGGAAGAGATGCAGCACGCAATGATGCTCTCCGAACAGATCGACTTCCTGGGCGGCACGCCGACAGTCGACGTCGAGAAGCGGGCCGTATCCGCGGATAGTCTCGAAATGCTCAAACAGGATCTCGAAGGCGAAGAGCTGGCGATCCGGCGCTACAAGGAGCGCATCGCACAGGCGGAGGCGCTCAAAGAGTACGGCTTGCGCCGGATCCTCGAGGACATCCTGATCCAGGAAGAGGAGCACAAGCGCGATCTGCTGACTGTGGTGGAGAGCTAG